Part of the Faecalibacterium duncaniae genome, ATCGAGATCTCCACCTCGGGGCCCAGCTTCTCCACATGGAACTTGATGGTGCCGCCCGCCGGGGTAAACTTGATGGCATTGTCCAGAATGTTATAAGCCACCTGATGGATGAGGTCGGGGTCCGCGTAGACCAGCACCTTTTCATCCATGGTCAGGCCTTCCAGATCGATCATGCCGTCGTTGATGCGCTGCTCCGCCGAAAGGGCCACACCGGTGAGCGTCTCCCAGATGTTGAACATCCGGGCATTCACCTGATACTCGCCGCTTTCCAGCTTGGAGAGATCGAGCATATTCTGGATGAGCCGGGCCAGGCGGCCGGTCTCCTCGCTGACCAGCTGCAGGTAGTGGTTCTGCATATCGGGCGGGATGGTGCCGTCCAGAATGCCGTCCACAAAGCCCTTGATTGTGGTCATGGGGGTGCGCAGCTCGTGGGCGATGTTGCCCATGAACTGGCCGCGGGAATTGTCGTTGGACTGGATGTTCTCCGCCATCTGGTTGAAGGTGTGGGCCAGATCCACCACTTCGCCCTCACCTTCCACGCCCTCGACACGGACAGAGAAGTCCCCGCCGCCGAACCGCTGGGCGGCATCGGTGATCTTCTGGAGCGGGTCGGTCAGCTTCCGCATCAGGAAGGAGGTCAGCACACTGGCGCAGAGCAGCATGACGCAGGCCGAGAAGAAGAAGTTCGACCAGAATTCCTCCTTGAAGTCGGTCAGCCGCGCGCCGGAGGAGCAGAGGAAGAGATAGCCGCTGTTGTTGCCCTGTGCATCCTGCATGTGCCGCACCGAGACATAGCTCTTCTCGGTCAGCACACCGTCCAGCGTACTCAGGGTGTGGTAGGGCTGATCCCCGGCAACTTTTTCCATAAGCTCCGGCCCCACAATATCTGTTCCCACCATCTCGGGGTTGGAGGCAATGAGGATCCTGCCCTCTTCATCGGTGAAAAAGAGGTAAGCCTCGGCGCTCTCGCCGATGATCTCCAGCTTGGTGTTCAGGGCATCCAGCTCGGCCCCCTTGGGCAGAGCCGCCTGCTGCACGATATAATCCGCCGCGCGCTGGGTCACATCCGCCACGCTGTCCAGCGTGTCGTACCGCTCCTGGGCAAAATAACGGCTGAACAGCAGCCACTCGGAGCAGCCCAGCACCGCCGTGCCCAGCACCAGCAGGGTGGCCACCATCGAAAAGAAGGTGACCGAAATACTTTTGCGCATTACTGACGCACCTCGAACTTATAGCCCACGCCCCAGACGGTCTTGAGCTCCCACTTGTCGGAAGCGCCTGCCAGCTTTTCGCGCAGGCGCTTGACATGGACATCGATGGTGCGGCTGTCGCCGTAGTACTCAAAGCCCCATACCTCGTCCAGCAGCTGGTCGCGGGTGTAAACACGGTTGGGGTGGGAGGCCAGGCAGTTCAGCAGCTCCAGCTCCTTGGGGGGAGCCTCCACCACCTTGCCCTTGACCCGCAGCTCATAGCTGTTCATGTCCAGCCGCAGGTTGTCGAACTCGATCACGCCCTCGGTGCTCTCGGTCTGGGCGGTGGTGGTGGTGCAGCGGCGCAGCACCGCCTTGATGCGGGCCACGACTTCCTTGGTGTCAAAGGGCTTGACCATGTAATCGTCCGCGCCCAGCTCCAGGCCCAGCACCTTGTCAAAAGTCTCGCCCTTGGCGGTCAGCATCATCACGGGGGTGTTGCCCAGCTTGCGGATGCGGCGGCAGACCTCCAGGCCATCCATCTTGGGCATCATCACATCCAGCAGCACCATATCGGGCTTGACCTGATTGAACTTGTCCAGACCTTCTTCGCCGTCGTTCGCGGTGGTGACCTGGTAGCCCTCTTTGGTCAGATAAAGCCGCAGCAGCTCGCAGATGTTGGTATCGTCGTCCACGACGAGGATCTTTTCGTTGGCCATAGTGGTTTCCTCCCCAATTCTGTATGTTCCGGCCCTTTCGGGCCTTGTGACAAAGTATTCCACTTCTTATTATACGGAAGAGTTATGACAAAATAAAGAAGGTTTTGTATGATTTTTAGGACGCAGGCTCCGCCGCTCAGCTCATCATCAGCCGGATGATCTCCTCATTGGTCTGCCGCATCCCGTCCTTGCCCAGACGTCCAATGCCCTTGATGGTGGTCTCGATGTCCTTCATCACGATGCCATCGCCGCCCTTGAACTCCTGATTGCACTTGTACATGTTGTAGCCCAGCAGCGCCGCATCCACCGAAGATGCGATCTTTGCGGCGCAGGAAGCCTTGGCTCCGTCGCACACGATGCCGGACACGATGGCAAGGGCGTTGACCACCGTGTGGATGGCAGCCTGATAGCCGTCGCCGCACAGGTACACGATGCCTGCGCCTGCACCCGCACCCGCGCTGACCGCGCCGCAGTAGGCAGACAGGGTGCCGATGCCGGTCTTTTCGTGGATGGCCACCAGATTGGAGATGATGAGGGCGCGGTAGAGCTTTTCCTTGCCGCTGTGCAGCTCCTTGGCGTACTCGATGAGGGGCACCGAACAGGTGATGCCCTGATTGCCGCTGCCGGAGTTGATGATGACCGGCAGCTCGCAGCCGTTCATGCGGGCATCGGAGCCGGCGGCGGCCTTGGCTTTTGCGCGGTTGGAGACATCGTTGCCGTAAGTGGTCAGCAGCACCCGCCCGATGTTGGCACCGTAGTCGCCCAGCAGGCCCTCTTCTGCAATGGCGTTGTTGTAGCGGATCTGCCGTTCCAGCAGGTCTGCCACGTCCCGCAGGTCGGCGGTCTCGGCAAAGTCCCAGATGTCCTGCATGTTCAGCAGGCTGCGGTCGGCGCGGGCATCCTCCTGCACGGTCTCGTCCAGCAGGGGCACCTCGTACAGCACCGTGCCGTTCTTCTCGATGCGGCAGATGTTGGTGTGGTAGTCCGCGATGCGCACCCGGGCGTAGTCCTGCCCGCAGCGCTCGGTGACGACGATGTCAAACACATGCCCCTGCTCGGTGTGCTCGATGGTGATGGGCACCGTCTGCAGATAGTCCCGGATGGCAGACTTCTTTTCCTCGCTGACCTCCGAGATGACCTCCAGCTCCTTCTCGGCGGAACCGGCGATGATGCCTGCCGCCACCGCCGCCTCCATGCCCTTCAGGTGCCCGGTGTTGGGCACGATGACGCTTTTCACGTTCTTGATGATGCTGCCGCTCACCTGCAGCTGCACGCTGTCCGGCAGCACCCCCAGCACCTCGCGGGCTTTTGCCGCCGCATAGGCCAGCGCGATGGGCTCGGTGCAGCCCATCGCCGGGATCAGCTCCTCCTTCAGGATCTCCACATAAGCCTGATAGCGCGGGTCGTTGCGTTCCATAACATCCTCCTGCCTTCCCTTCCGGAAATCGGTTCGTATTTTAAGAACAGTATAATATAGAACTCCCGCCGTGTAAATCCGTTGTTTTGCGCCCATCCCCTTGCGCTCCGGGGTTTCATCGCGTATAATGATAGTTGTATCGTTATGCCAAAAAACGTGTAAGGAGCGTATTTTATATGAAGTTAGGTATCGTCGGTCTGCCGAACGTCGGCAAGTCCACTCTGTTCAACGCCATCACTTCCACCAAAAACGCGGAAGCCGCCAACTACCCCTTCTGCACCATTGAGCCCAACAGCGGCATCGTGGCCGTGCCGGACAAGCGGCTGGACAAGCTGGCCGAAATCTGGCAGACCAGCAAAAAGACCCCTGCCATCGTTGAGTTTGTAGACATCGCCGGTCTGGTCAAGGGTGCCAGCCAGGGTGCAGGCCTGGGCAACAAGTTCCTGGGCCACATCCGCGAGTGCGATGCCATCGTGCACGTGGTGCGCTGCTTTGATGACGACAACATCATCCATGTGGTGGAGGACGTGACCAAGGCCGAGGCCGTGGACCCCATCGCCGACATCGATGCCATTGACTACGAGCTGATCCTCTCTGACCTCGAGGTCGTTCAGAACCGCGCGGGCCGGATGGCCAAGGCTGCCAAGAGCGGCAACAACAAGGGGGCTGCCGCAGAGGCTGCCTGGCTGCAGAAGCTGGCCGACCACCTGAGCGCAGGCAAGCCCGCCCGCAGCTTTGACTTTGACGAGGGGGATGCCGAGCAGCAGGCCGTGCTGCACGAGATGGGCCTGCTGAGCTCCAAGCCCGTGCTCTACGCCTGCAACGTGGGCGAGGATGATCTGATGGAGGGCATTGAGAACAACCGCTATGTCCCGCTGGTGGCCGCCCGCGCCGCCGAGGAGGGAGCCCGCTACATTCCCATCTGCGCCAAGACCGAAGAGGACATTGCCGACTACTCCCCCGAGGAGAAGAAGGCTTTCCTGGCCGAGATGGGCATCGAGGCCAGCGGCCTGGACAACCTGATCACTGCCAGCTACGACCTGCTGGGCCTCATCTCCTTCCTGACCGACGGCAAAAAGGAGTGCCGTGCCTGGACCATCCGCAAGGGCACCAAGGCACCTCAGGCCGCCGGTAAGATCCACAGCGATTTTGAGCGCGGCTTCATCCGCGCCAGCGTCATCGGCTATGGCGACCTGGAAGCCAACAACTTCGATTATGCCGCTGTTAAGGCCAAGGGCCTGCAGCGCACCGAGGGCAAGGAGTACGTCGTGAAGGACGGCGATGTGATCGAGTTCCTGTTTAACGTCTGATGTATGATAAAAGTGTCTCCCGCGCGGCGCGCGGGAGACACTTTTGCCCGGGAGAAAGGACATCTATATGATTATCGGAATTATGGGCGCAATGCCCGATGAAGTCGATCAGCTGTGTGCAAAGCTGGAAAACGTCACCGTGGAGCCCTACGGCGGCGTGGAGTACCACAGAGGCACGCTGGCAGGCAAGCAGGTCGTGGTCTGCTGTGCAGGCATGGGCAAGGCCAATGCCGCCGCCACCACTCAGGTGCTCATCACCCGATACGGTGCCGAGAAGATCATCTTCTCCGGCATTGCAGGCAACATGACCAGCAAGATCGGCATTGGTGATGTGGTCATTGGCAAAACGGTGCTGTACCACGATGCCCAGCTGGACATGATCTGCCAGAACCCGCCCTACCTGAAGGCGTACGCCGGTGATCCGGCCCTCATCGCCGCCGCTGAAAAAGCCTGCGCCGAGGCCGGGGTCAAAGCCCTGACCGGCAAGATTGCCACCGGCGACCTGTTCGTGGGCGACAGCGAGACCAAGGCCGCTATTGAGGCCAAATGCGCCCCCGACTGCGTTGAGATGGAGGGTGCTGCTGTGAGCCAGATCGCCGCCAAGAACGATGTGCCCTGTGTCATCCTGCGCGCCATGAGCGACAATGCCGACGAGGACGGCCACGAGGTGCTGGTGGTGAAGAAGTTCAGCATCGCCGAGTACGTGGCTACCGCCACCCGGATCGTGGCGGCCATGGTAGAAGCACTCTGATCAGACGGAGCGGCCTTTACAGAAACTGCTCCAGTTTCAGCCGGTTCTCTTCCTCCAGATCCTGCAGCTTTTGCATCAGGCGCTTGGAGCCGGGAGCCGCATCGGGATAGTCTTTCTGGCTCTTGATGCAGTCCATCACGCCCTGACTGCTTCCCTCGCTGAGCATTTCGGCCAGATTGCGGGTGGATCTGTCGGTGAGCGTTTTCATGCCGATGCCCATTTTGGTGTTGAGCTTTGCCATGATGCTCTGGCCCTGAGCCGTGCCGCCGCAGGCCTCGATGGCGGTGTGGGCTTCCTGATTCAGTTCCCGGTAGAGGTTCCGCTCCCGCAGAAGCTCGGCCCGGAAGGCAGGGTCCTCAGTCATGGGCACGATCTGTTCCAGCGTGTTCTTGCCCATCTCCGTGTTCTGCACCACCGCTTCCAGCAGATTCAGGTTATCATTTTTCTGATTTTCCATACAAAAATCCCCCTTTGTGGCACTAGCTTGTACCGCAAAGGGGGATTTTATACATTCGGTTTATTTGCTGCAGATCTGGTCGCCGCCGGCGGTCTGGGCCGCCTTCAGGCGCTGCTCACACAGCTGATACAGCGCGTCCCAGTTTTTGCCCCGCACCTCGCCGGTGCAGGCGCAGCCGATGGACTGGGTAAAGGGCACCCGGCGCATCAGGCCCACCGATGCCACGCACGCGCGGGGCATCTCGGCATAAATGCCGTTCAGCTCCTCGGCCAGCTCTGCGCAGTTCTTATCCGCACAGCCGATGGCGAACAGCGTGTCCGTCAGGCGGCAGACCACCCGCTCTGCAGGGCGGTCGTAGTACTTTTTCCACTGGTTGGCCACAAAACAGACCAGCTGGTTCATCACGGCATCGCCCTGCCGGGTGCGCATCCCGTCCTCATCGTCCAGCGCCACCAGCGCCAGCGAAGCACAGCGGTGAGCATCCGTCCACTCATCCAGCCGGGTGCAGAACTCCGTTTCAAAATAGCGGCGGTTGAACACGCCGGTCAGGAAATCGTGATTCATATCGTCCCGGCAGAGCTCCCGCTCCCGCGCGGTCATCCGATCCTCCGGCAGGTCGCTGCCCGCCAGCGGAGCCGTCATCTGCAGCTGCCAGAGCTTGCCGTCCGCCTCGATCAGGCGGCGCAGCACGCAGTCCACCTGCCCATTGCGCAGGACATAATCCACCTGCAGGCCATCGTCCTGCCAGGTGTCCGCGGCCTCCTCATCGGCTTCCGTCAGGGTCACGTCTTCAAAGG contains:
- the ychF gene encoding redox-regulated ATPase YchF, yielding MKLGIVGLPNVGKSTLFNAITSTKNAEAANYPFCTIEPNSGIVAVPDKRLDKLAEIWQTSKKTPAIVEFVDIAGLVKGASQGAGLGNKFLGHIRECDAIVHVVRCFDDDNIIHVVEDVTKAEAVDPIADIDAIDYELILSDLEVVQNRAGRMAKAAKSGNNKGAAAEAAWLQKLADHLSAGKPARSFDFDEGDAEQQAVLHEMGLLSSKPVLYACNVGEDDLMEGIENNRYVPLVAARAAEEGARYIPICAKTEEDIADYSPEEKKAFLAEMGIEASGLDNLITASYDLLGLISFLTDGKKECRAWTIRKGTKAPQAAGKIHSDFERGFIRASVIGYGDLEANNFDYAAVKAKGLQRTEGKEYVVKDGDVIEFLFNV
- a CDS encoding response regulator transcription factor, with translation MANEKILVVDDDTNICELLRLYLTKEGYQVTTANDGEEGLDKFNQVKPDMVLLDVMMPKMDGLEVCRRIRKLGNTPVMMLTAKGETFDKVLGLELGADDYMVKPFDTKEVVARIKAVLRRCTTTTAQTESTEGVIEFDNLRLDMNSYELRVKGKVVEAPPKELELLNCLASHPNRVYTRDQLLDEVWGFEYYGDSRTIDVHVKRLREKLAGASDKWELKTVWGVGYKFEVRQ
- a CDS encoding serine dehydratase subunit alpha family protein, whose product is MERNDPRYQAYVEILKEELIPAMGCTEPIALAYAAAKAREVLGVLPDSVQLQVSGSIIKNVKSVIVPNTGHLKGMEAAVAAGIIAGSAEKELEVISEVSEEKKSAIRDYLQTVPITIEHTEQGHVFDIVVTERCGQDYARVRIADYHTNICRIEKNGTVLYEVPLLDETVQEDARADRSLLNMQDIWDFAETADLRDVADLLERQIRYNNAIAEEGLLGDYGANIGRVLLTTYGNDVSNRAKAKAAAGSDARMNGCELPVIINSGSGNQGITCSVPLIEYAKELHSGKEKLYRALIISNLVAIHEKTGIGTLSAYCGAVSAGAGAGAGIVYLCGDGYQAAIHTVVNALAIVSGIVCDGAKASCAAKIASSVDAALLGYNMYKCNQEFKGGDGIVMKDIETTIKGIGRLGKDGMRQTNEEIIRLMMS
- a CDS encoding sensor histidine kinase is translated as MRKSISVTFFSMVATLLVLGTAVLGCSEWLLFSRYFAQERYDTLDSVADVTQRAADYIVQQAALPKGAELDALNTKLEIIGESAEAYLFFTDEEGRILIASNPEMVGTDIVGPELMEKVAGDQPYHTLSTLDGVLTEKSYVSVRHMQDAQGNNSGYLFLCSSGARLTDFKEEFWSNFFFSACVMLLCASVLTSFLMRKLTDPLQKITDAAQRFGGGDFSVRVEGVEGEGEVVDLAHTFNQMAENIQSNDNSRGQFMGNIAHELRTPMTTIKGFVDGILDGTIPPDMQNHYLQLVSEETGRLARLIQNMLDLSKLESGEYQVNARMFNIWETLTGVALSAEQRINDGMIDLEGLTMDEKVLVYADPDLIHQVAYNILDNAIKFTPAGGTIKFHVEKLGPEVEISIWNSGQGISPEALPYVFQRFYKEDRSRGLHARGAGLGLNICKVLVNLSGGQIRVESQQGEWCQFVFTLPATPPNPSGMKRLPDESGQPVPVEDPASMKPVN
- a CDS encoding 5'-methylthioadenosine/adenosylhomocysteine nucleosidase, coding for MIIGIMGAMPDEVDQLCAKLENVTVEPYGGVEYHRGTLAGKQVVVCCAGMGKANAAATTQVLITRYGAEKIIFSGIAGNMTSKIGIGDVVIGKTVLYHDAQLDMICQNPPYLKAYAGDPALIAAAEKACAEAGVKALTGKIATGDLFVGDSETKAAIEAKCAPDCVEMEGAAVSQIAAKNDVPCVILRAMSDNADEDGHEVLVVKKFSIAEYVATATRIVAAMVEAL
- a CDS encoding GGDEF domain-containing protein; the protein is MKKEWTEQDLRAFAENAQTAFEDVTLTEADEEAADTWQDDGLQVDYVLRNGQVDCVLRRLIEADGKLWQLQMTAPLAGSDLPEDRMTARERELCRDDMNHDFLTGVFNRRYFETEFCTRLDEWTDAHRCASLALVALDDEDGMRTRQGDAVMNQLVCFVANQWKKYYDRPAERVVCRLTDTLFAIGCADKNCAELAEELNGIYAEMPRACVASVGLMRRVPFTQSIGCACTGEVRGKNWDALYQLCEQRLKAAQTAGGDQICSK